AAATGGTTACCACATTCTTCCAGATCCAAAACCCGCAGCAGTTCATATTTGGAAAAATACAAGACGGATTCATGTGCCTTGCCGAAGACTGTCAGAGACCGGACAAGAGATAGATCATTGGCTACTCTGGCACTTGCGTCATGGAGGGAGAGCCAACGGACTTTactgggtgggggtgggggagccaGCTGATCATATAACAAGGTAATGAAGTTGTCACACTTGGACATGTGCAGGATGAACTCGAGCATCATGCCATGAGTATGGTATGTCTTCACCTGATCTTTGACGTTTTTGCTGCTGGCATCTGTACGCTGGATGATACTCCGGTTGACCAGCTCTTTGAAATTGGCGACAGCGGCATCCAGAGCATTACACATATAATCTCCTTGGATAAACCCTTCTGCGCACCATTTCCTTATTATGGTTCCTCTCCTGACAGTACGACCAGTAGGATAGATACCTAGGTAGAGCAAGCATGTCTTGACATCATGTTTAACAAGGCTGGTGTAGCTCTGGACAAGCACACACTTCATTCTTGCTAACATCTCTTTTGTTTCCAGATGTACTCCAAGGTTGTGGCATAATGTTGCCCAGTTTTCACGTGTCGGATTACCTGTGCTTTGCAAGTACCGAGCTGTGGTGACAAGAGCAAGGGGTAAGCCATCACACTTCTTCAGTGCTTCTGAGCCAAGCTGATCCTCCTTATTGACTGGCGGATTGTCGTCTTGGAAAGCTTCCTTGAAAAACAGTAGTCTTGAGTGTTCATCGGCAAGAGTTTTCATTGCATACACATGATCATGAGCTGCTGAGCTGCTGCAGGCATTTGCTACTGACTGAATGGCCGTCGTCACCAGAACTCTACCGCTCAGCCCCACAAAGATATCTTTTATATCATGCCAAAATTCCGTCTGCATGTCATCGATGACGATGAAGAACCTACCAGGAGGAGTAAATGATCAGACAGAATTAACATGGAGAGATATCAAATGGAAATTAGAATTCAGAGTAAATTCCATTTTGTATGCACGAAGATGACACTAGTGAGTTTAGCTAGGAAAATTGCTGGACTGTGCAAAAATATGAAAGATGTAGGCTGCTGTAGGTCGAGATCAAATCATCAAACACAGATGGAGTTGACAAAAATTACCAATATGGTTTGGAAACAagtagcttaaattatttacctcttGCTTCCAAGGTATAGTCTGAGGACTGCGCAGAGCTTGTTGAAGTTGCCTCCACCATTGGTGGGGATGCCAAGTTGCTGGAGTATCTGCTTGAGAACATTTGTTGGGACCCCTTGCTCTGCTGCAGAGACCCAAGCCCGAGCTTCGTATTGGTTCTCAATTGTGTGGTACACACGCCTGGCAAGGAGAGTCTTGCCTATACCATGGAAACCAACAATGGAGATCACCttgagctgctgttgctgctgctggatcAGCTCAAGAAGCTCATCCTGGGGCGCATCCATGCCAACAGATCTGCTAGCTGAGAGAGTGTCATCTATTGCCATCTGTGTCGTCGTCTCACTTGCCACTGACGACGACGCTGCTGAATAAGAGGAGGTGCCAGCAGCGATGCTGGCGCTGTAATAAGTTTCTCTCAGCTTGGATGACTCCTGTGATATCTTCTTGAGCTCACGGATTGCCTTGGCAAACTCCTTACGGACTGTCACCGTCTGCACCCTGTGAACAGCTTGGCGGAGCCATGTCGATGTCCCGGAGATGGTCACCCGGTGCATGAAGCGGTCGATGCAGTCCTCGACGGCATGCGCCAGGTCACGTATGATTTTGACCCAGGCCCTCTGCATGTGGTCTCTGCAGGGTCCGCTCCTCCAGCGGTGGTTGTCGTCTTGCTGAATGGCGGCAGAGATCAACGCAAACTCATTTCTGATGTAGGTGATGTCATGCTCCAGGTTCTGCCGAAGCTTGTGATTTGCAGCTAAGAACTCCAACAGCTTAGGTGCAATCCTACAGGCAAAAGCAGTGGCTGCCGCAGCCTCCATCTTCCTGGCCGGC
This portion of the Triticum dicoccoides isolate Atlit2015 ecotype Zavitan chromosome 7A, WEW_v2.0, whole genome shotgun sequence genome encodes:
- the LOC119328148 gene encoding disease resistance protein RGA4-like, with translation MEAAAATAFACRIAPKLLEFLAANHKLRQNLEHDITYIRNEFALISAAIQQDDNHRWRSGPCRDHMQRAWVKIIRDLAHAVEDCIDRFMHRVTISGTSTWLRQAVHRVQTVTVRKEFAKAIRELKKISQESSKLRETYYSASIAAGTSSYSAASSSVASETTTQMAIDDTLSASRSVGMDAPQDELLELIQQQQQQLKVISIVGFHGIGKTLLARRVYHTIENQYEARAWVSAAEQGVPTNVLKQILQQLGIPTNGGGNFNKLCAVLRLYLGSKRFFIVIDDMQTEFWHDIKDIFVGLSGRVLVTTAIQSVANACSSSAAHDHVYAMKTLADEHSRLLFFKEAFQDDNPPVNKEDQLGSEALKKCDGLPLALVTTARYLQSTGNPTRENWATLCHNLGVHLETKEMLARMKCVLVQSYTSLVKHDVKTCLLYLGIYPTGRTVRRGTIIRKWCAEGFIQGDYMCNALDAAVANFKELVNRSIIQRTDASSKNVKDQVKTYHTHGMMLEFILHMSKCDNFITLLYDQLAPPPPPSKVRWLSLHDASARVANDLSLVRSLTVFGKAHESVLYFSKYELLRVLDLEECGNHLEDKHLREICNNLLLLRYLSLGTALTVTVLPKEIKKLQLLETLDVRRTRIEILPTQVMELPCLIHLFGKFKLQQGVGGRKMLKLQTWCSENSKLETVAGFVVDNNKSQGFAQLMEHMKHLTKVKIWCQQSTNNSMDPIASGSSSSNKYTHLSEAIKGFIKRSTDKKAHSLSLNFNDRWCQDLLVNLSLEKEEASSCYLSSLKVQGGNICSLPPFVTMLGGLTSLCLSSPHHQLSGDILAALSRVRCLAYLRLIASQLGKLVIVRGALGSLRRLCIVVEVMTELEVQEGALPLLESLQLLCKDLNGFCSIMIQSLGRIKEVTLHDGVNDETKQKWKEATKNHPRRPKLLFIKTAEDVDMGSEPADNSESPMVPTNDMTLPVTAPHDAVSTGQSVQVDGDDLQQDDDEKEDTDKIDMLVDFVSKTCLGTMMNKESFEQGMEGMVVGENRRKRARTVGEGNSMDKVFDRVKRKNPEDIPETRPTKQTAPGLAVAISDGN